In a single window of the Desulfonatronum thiodismutans genome:
- a CDS encoding hybrid sensor histidine kinase/response regulator: MSESTKVLIIEDLPTDAMLVEHEVREVLPETSYLVVETAPDFLAALDSFQPDIILSDYSMPQFDGLTALKLAQEHAPDTPFIIITGSINEETAVACMQAGAWDYILKERIMRLGQAALAALERGKERLEKKRATEALEQSETLFRSLFEQHAAIKLMVDPVSAVIVNANQAAAEFYGWSREQLRSKYVFDINTLPPDQIRANMQKAAADKCVYFEARHRLANGEIRDVEIFSSPIESSGRIHLHSIVHDITGRKEAERALVTAKEQAEAANIAKSEFLANMSHELRTPFNGIMGMMQLLQTTPLDAEQQEFVAAAIESSKRFTRLLSDILDISSFEAGKASLTMSEFNPAEALESVLDLFHLRAREKGLDLDLTVDPAMPRSVVGDVARVKQILFNLVGNAMKFSDRGAVHVRLIPLSAAKGGDLRAMFSISDTGIGIPDDKLASLFKPFVQVDGTYTRSYQGAGLGLSIVKRLMGMMNGNGCVESEVGQGTTVHVILPFTLPARDAAKTAHAAVPRVRKEHLKILLAEDDSLNQMFMTHVLKKLGHAVTVANNGQEAVDLFQTRDFDCILMDIQMPVMTGVEATQRIRSQESEAGSQKSEDGDRTSAKGHRTSGTQVSGLIPPPSPHTPIIAVTAHTQPGDREKFLAAGMDDYLGKPVGIEDLEKVLKKIQGDKWS, translated from the coding sequence ATGTCTGAATCGACAAAGGTATTGATCATCGAGGACCTGCCCACGGACGCCATGCTGGTGGAGCATGAAGTCCGGGAGGTATTACCCGAAACCAGCTATCTTGTTGTGGAAACCGCTCCGGACTTTCTGGCGGCCCTGGATTCGTTTCAACCGGACATCATCCTCTCCGACTACTCCATGCCCCAGTTCGACGGCCTTACCGCCCTCAAACTGGCCCAAGAACATGCTCCGGACACGCCTTTCATCATCATTACCGGCTCCATCAACGAGGAAACCGCGGTGGCCTGCATGCAGGCCGGGGCCTGGGATTACATTCTGAAGGAGCGGATCATGCGGCTGGGGCAAGCGGCACTGGCCGCCCTGGAAAGAGGGAAAGAACGGCTGGAAAAGAAGCGTGCGACCGAGGCACTGGAGCAGAGCGAGACCCTCTTCCGGAGCCTGTTTGAACAGCATGCAGCCATCAAGCTGATGGTGGACCCGGTGAGCGCTGTCATAGTGAATGCCAACCAGGCTGCCGCTGAATTTTACGGATGGTCCCGAGAGCAACTCAGATCCAAGTATGTTTTTGATATCAACACCCTGCCTCCGGATCAAATCAGGGCCAACATGCAGAAGGCCGCAGCCGATAAATGCGTTTACTTTGAGGCCCGGCACAGGCTGGCCAACGGGGAGATTCGTGATGTGGAAATATTCAGCAGCCCCATCGAATCAAGCGGAAGGATTCACCTACATTCCATTGTTCACGACATCACCGGTCGCAAGGAAGCGGAACGAGCCCTGGTGACGGCCAAGGAGCAGGCCGAAGCGGCCAATATCGCCAAGTCCGAATTCCTGGCCAATATGAGCCATGAACTGCGCACGCCCTTCAACGGGATCATGGGCATGATGCAGCTCCTGCAGACCACACCCTTGGACGCGGAGCAGCAGGAGTTCGTGGCCGCGGCCATCGAGTCTTCCAAGCGTTTTACTCGGCTGCTTTCGGACATCCTGGACATTTCCAGTTTCGAAGCGGGCAAGGCGAGCCTGACCATGTCCGAGTTCAACCCCGCTGAAGCCCTGGAATCCGTCCTGGACCTGTTCCACCTCCGCGCTCGGGAAAAGGGTCTTGACCTGGATCTGACCGTTGATCCGGCCATGCCCCGAAGCGTCGTGGGCGACGTTGCACGGGTCAAGCAGATCCTGTTCAACCTGGTGGGCAACGCCATGAAATTCTCGGACAGGGGGGCGGTCCATGTCCGGCTGATCCCCCTGTCCGCGGCCAAAGGCGGCGATTTGCGAGCCATGTTCTCCATTTCCGATACTGGCATCGGCATCCCGGACGACAAGCTGGCCTCCTTGTTCAAGCCCTTTGTCCAGGTGGACGGCACGTATACCCGGTCCTACCAGGGTGCCGGCCTGGGGCTGTCCATCGTCAAGCGGCTCATGGGAATGATGAACGGAAACGGCTGCGTGGAAAGCGAGGTCGGCCAGGGAACCACCGTCCATGTCATTCTGCCTTTCACTCTCCCGGCCAGGGACGCCGCGAAAACCGCCCATGCCGCAGTGCCCAGGGTGAGGAAAGAACACCTGAAGATCCTTCTCGCCGAGGACGACTCCCTGAACCAGATGTTCATGACCCACGTGCTGAAAAAACTCGGACACGCCGTCACCGTGGCCAACAACGGCCAGGAAGCCGTGGACCTCTTCCAGACGAGAGACTTCGACTGCATTCTTATGGACATCCAGATGCCGGTAATGACCGGTGTGGAAGCGACACAACGGATAAGAAGTCAGGAGTCAGAAGCCGGAAGCCAGAAGTCAGAGGATGGAGACAGGACGTCAGCGAAGGGACATCGGACCTCTGGCACTCAGGTTTCAGGTCTCATCCCTCCACCCTCTCCCCATACGCCCATCATCGCCGTGACCGCCCATACCCAGCCCGGCGACCGGGAAAAATTCCTGGCCGCGGGCATGGACGACTACCTGGGCAAGCCGGTGGGGATCGAAGATTTGGAGAAGGTGCTGAAGAAAATTCAAGGTGATAAATGGAGCTAG